In one Vampirovibrionales bacterium genomic region, the following are encoded:
- a CDS encoding cadherin-like beta sandwich domain-containing protein gives MASPTTLPTLQVQEGQLYVLRKGSVVIGQAVRVQPQSNVPTRKIPRLGDTNKATSYQPAEHSVSIEIYAERDPAQMAQLLGGTTKPASGGWAGTEELRLNPTVTAFDLFVDVYETATGSGDVLAGTWTLDNFKPSSLSVPVQADNVVTHTINGEIDDLYYTPSTGYGNADLSALALSAGSISPAFAVGTTSYTLAVANGVTSTTVTPTAAGKTITVNGTAVASGSASGSIALAVGANTISVVVTVSSGATKTYTVTVTRAAS, from the coding sequence ATGGCATCACCTACTACCCTGCCTACCCTGCAAGTGCAGGAAGGGCAACTCTACGTGCTGCGCAAGGGGTCTGTCGTCATCGGGCAGGCTGTGCGCGTGCAGCCGCAGTCGAACGTGCCGACGCGCAAGATTCCGCGCCTGGGCGATACGAACAAGGCAACGTCGTACCAGCCCGCCGAGCACTCGGTCAGCATCGAAATCTACGCCGAGCGCGACCCGGCGCAGATGGCGCAGCTTCTGGGCGGCACTACCAAGCCCGCGTCGGGCGGGTGGGCCGGCACTGAGGAACTGCGTCTGAATCCGACCGTGACGGCGTTCGATCTGTTCGTGGACGTATACGAGACCGCCACGGGCAGCGGCGACGTGCTGGCCGGCACGTGGACACTCGACAATTTCAAGCCGTCGAGCTTGAGCGTGCCGGTACAGGCCGACAACGTGGTCACGCACACGATCAATGGCGAAATCGATGATCTCTACTACACGCCGTCTACTGGTTACGGCAACGCCGACCTGAGCGCCCTGGCGTTGAGCGCCGGCTCGATCTCGCCGGCCTTCGCGGTTGGCACGACGAGCTACACGCTGGCGGTCGCCAACGGTGTGACCAGTACGACGGTGACGCCGACAGCGGCCGGCAAGACGATCACGGTCAACGGTACGGCGGTCGCTTCGGGCAGCGCGTCCGGCTCGATTGCGCTGGCGGTGGGCGCCAACACGATCTCGGTGGTCGTCACGGTCTCGTCGGGTGCGACGAAGACCTACACCGTGACGGTGACACGCGCGGCGTCCTGA
- a CDS encoding phage major capsid protein, translating to MSADFGVLERQRDEAVSKAQKALMAGDLESGRTYRAEAEKLTESMRELKSLSELGGGIAMRRPPLPGTTGVEEDIATNAAKAAYVARFGSLEGSIKGILTDLHGAEYEGLYWQQRAAFKTYLRRGDSGLDRSQFTLLKQIVLTPNFVKSAIQQGMDSVASIKSTMVEAIDTLGGFAVPVDFQSRVIERLKGETVVRGGASVDNTSRDTVEIPVSTGGTDQYSSAVRVTWVDEKPTAGTAATNLTFGMEQVPVHTVMAETGLSRNMIEDAAFDIEEFLTRKFAEAAAIDEDNKFILGSGVGCPQGILPGGANLLGLTERVSGDTDDITWNSLISLSYAVARQYRRNAKWIAERFTYEEIAKFQDGTSGNYLWNPYQTGGGANGAPAKLLGYEPLEQEIMPSVAANAYPMIFGDLAGYQIFDRIGMTVERYLDSTTARQNMVMFVMRRRLGGQVTEPWRFAVLKIASS from the coding sequence ATGAGTGCAGATTTTGGAGTTTTGGAGCGCCAGCGGGATGAAGCCGTTTCTAAGGCGCAAAAGGCGTTGATGGCCGGCGACTTGGAGTCTGGGCGCACCTACCGCGCCGAGGCTGAAAAGCTCACCGAGTCGATGCGCGAGTTGAAGTCGCTGAGCGAACTGGGCGGCGGCATCGCTATGCGGCGCCCGCCTCTGCCTGGCACGACCGGCGTCGAGGAGGACATCGCCACCAACGCGGCCAAAGCGGCCTACGTGGCGCGGTTCGGCTCGCTGGAGGGGTCGATCAAGGGCATCCTGACCGACCTGCACGGCGCCGAGTACGAAGGGCTGTACTGGCAGCAGCGGGCGGCCTTCAAGACCTACCTGCGCCGCGGCGACAGCGGTCTGGATCGGTCGCAGTTCACCCTGCTCAAGCAGATCGTGCTGACGCCGAACTTTGTCAAGAGCGCCATCCAGCAGGGCATGGACAGCGTGGCGTCCATCAAGTCCACGATGGTCGAGGCAATCGACACCCTCGGCGGTTTCGCCGTTCCGGTCGATTTTCAGTCGCGCGTGATCGAACGCTTGAAGGGCGAGACGGTCGTGCGCGGCGGCGCCAGCGTGGACAACACCAGCCGTGATACGGTCGAAATTCCGGTGAGCACCGGCGGCACGGATCAGTATTCGAGCGCGGTGCGCGTGACCTGGGTCGATGAGAAGCCCACGGCGGGCACGGCGGCTACGAACCTGACCTTTGGCATGGAACAGGTGCCCGTGCATACGGTGATGGCCGAGACCGGCTTGAGCCGCAACATGATCGAGGACGCAGCGTTCGACATCGAGGAGTTCCTGACCCGCAAGTTTGCGGAAGCGGCCGCCATCGATGAAGACAACAAGTTCATCCTGGGCAGCGGCGTCGGGTGCCCGCAGGGGATTCTGCCGGGTGGTGCGAATCTGTTGGGGTTGACCGAGCGCGTCTCTGGCGACACCGACGACATCACCTGGAACAGCCTGATCAGCCTCTCCTATGCGGTGGCGCGCCAGTACCGGCGCAACGCCAAGTGGATCGCAGAACGCTTCACCTACGAGGAGATCGCCAAGTTCCAGGATGGCACGAGCGGCAACTACCTGTGGAATCCGTACCAGACGGGCGGCGGCGCCAACGGCGCGCCGGCGAAACTGTTGGGGTACGAGCCGCTGGAACAGGAGATCATGCCGAGCGTGGCGGCAAACGCCTACCCGATGATCTTTGGCGACCTGGCCGGCTACCAGATTTTCGACCGCATCGGCATGACGGTCGAGCGCTATCTGGACAGCACCACAGCGCGCCAGAACATGGTCATGTTCGTGATGCGCCGGCGCCTGGGTGGGCAAGTGACGGAGCCGTGGCGCTTCGCTGTCCTGAAGATTGCTTCTAGCTGA
- a CDS encoding helix-turn-helix transcriptional regulator encodes MNTPYLVWTRMKPVVAPPARQQRLRTAGLTVREREVARYVASGLSDEEIAQLLVINVGTVSTHLYNASRKLKAATRSQLGMWALCAGLITSDEVLAFWHEHRPEILGPGTVTPLAWMKMRVASLSSRERDAVKYAACGLKNAEIAQVMRIKAPGVRFLLYSAFDRLGVASRSQLAGLTILTDMLTHSDVLAVWCKHKPEMFGHDWSDHVLHSQ; translated from the coding sequence ATGAACACCCCTTATCTTGTCTGGACGCGAATGAAACCTGTAGTAGCGCCGCCGGCGCGCCAGCAAAGACTGCGCACGGCTGGCTTGACGGTGCGTGAGCGTGAGGTTGCACGGTACGTGGCAAGCGGGCTGAGCGATGAGGAGATTGCACAGTTGTTGGTCATCAACGTCGGCACGGTGTCTACGCACCTATACAACGCATCGCGCAAACTTAAGGCTGCCACGCGGTCGCAGTTGGGCATGTGGGCGCTTTGTGCAGGGCTGATTACGTCGGACGAAGTGCTTGCGTTTTGGCACGAGCATAGACCTGAAATCCTGGGGCCGGGAACCGTGACGCCGCTCGCCTGGATGAAGATGCGCGTTGCAAGTCTATCAAGCCGTGAGCGCGATGCCGTCAAATATGCGGCTTGTGGGCTGAAGAACGCCGAGATTGCGCAGGTAATGCGCATCAAAGCGCCTGGTGTGCGCTTTCTGTTGTACAGCGCGTTCGACCGGCTTGGCGTGGCGTCACGCTCTCAGTTGGCAGGGTTGACAATCCTTACCGACATGCTCACACACAGCGACGTGTTGGCTGTCTGGTGTAAGCACAAGCCGGAGATGTTCGGACACGACTGGAGCGACCATGTATTGCACAGCCAGTGA